The following nucleotide sequence is from Corylus avellana chromosome ca7, CavTom2PMs-1.0.
AGGAATGTACTTGAGTTCTAGGAAACCACTCATCTCTATGGCCCCGCAGAATGAAATTTCACCATCACCCTGAGAGAAGTGCATGTCACCTGTGCTGAAATTTGCTCCATCTACAAAGACTGGAAGGTATATTTTTGAACCTCTACTGAGGTTTTTAATGTCACAATTTCCACCATTCTCTCTTCCTGGAATTGTTCTTGCAGCTTCCATAGCTATCTTTTCCCATTCCGGGGTGCCCCCTTCAATCTACATGACCATGACACATTGAATAACTACTTTGTGCTAACATTTGATACTAGAACTATTGTAAGTTCTTTCATTGTCACTTTGATACTCATTAGAATTCAGTGTATCATACCTTTCCAAGGAGGCAGCCTTTGGTTGTCGGTAGGTTTGCTAATGGTCGTGAATGCACAACCTCGCATAGCTTGAGAGTTTGGAGCCCGTTTTCTTCAAGCTCTCTTTCCCTTTCATTCCATATGTTGAGCAGTTCCATTGATGGGGCAGTTCCAATTACTCCCGGGTGAGTTAAACCCGGAAATCGTACCCCTGCTAGGCACAGCGCAAAGTATGAAATGCATCCTATTCATTTTCTCTGCGTAGTTATGAATACTTCAAGGGGAGTAAGGTTGAAAGTAGAAACTTTACCTGGTATGTGAGGAGAGTAGGCATATATTCCTTCAAAATACCAAATAGCTTTGGTTGCACAGGGAAAATGGTCAGTCAGGAAACCACCTCCATTTTCTCTGTCAAATGATGCTGTAAAGCCCCATTCATCACCAGGGAGAGGACCCAAGTTCAATATTTCAACTGCCAGAAGATCGCCCGGCTTGGCCGGTATCCCATCCTCGTCGACAACTCTGATCGGCCCACTGAGGTAATGGACCTGAGCCAGTTTCCAGACCACAATCATTACCTAAACTCAAAATGATCTTGCTCATAGGTTAATATGCTAGTCTCTCAAGAAGTGGTAGTATCTTGTTTATCAGATTGATGGCAACAATGACCTCTAGTCCTCTAGTCTAGGGATAGTAAGTTTCCCCTCATTAAATAGGTTGAAGTTCATACTTACAGTTGAGAGGTCTATGAATTTTATATCCAGTGAAGAATTATCATCTTTGATGACACCACCAGTCCAGTCTGCCATCTCCACTCTAAAGACCTCCCCAGCCTTGACCTCTGCAGCAGGGGGTATCTGAGGGTGCCAACGGTTGTGAAGAGGGAGTTTCTGCTCCCATGGCTTTTTTCTCAAGTCTATGGGCACCACCAGTCTTGGGGTTGGAGGAGCCATGGTTGAATAAGTGGAAGAGCAGAGAGCATGCGATTATCGTTTTGGACTTAATAGACTAATCGAGTGGCATCATTTGCACAGAGGAGGTTGACTTCCATGCATGCATGGGACCCATCACCAGTAGACGGTGGCGTCTCTGATGACGGATCGAGATTCCCATAAGTGGGAATCCTGACTTGGGCAATCGAGCTCGGTCTTACAGAAACACCACACAATTACTTACAATAAGGATTAATCTAGGGGATTTCGATTGCTCATTGGGAAAAATCTTTAGcacatataaataaaaactatatgtTTACAAATTGAATGAGACTGAGGACCAACCATTTGGTAGACGACAAAAGAGTGACAATTTTTCCAAACGGTCCCCGGGTATCTCAAATCTATTGAAGTAGTGGTAAGAAACCGGTAATTGAGGGGAAACAATGACTAGTGGGTGTTTGCAATTAAAATCCGTACTTTGGCAGGAAAAATATGAACTTTTAAATCATGTCCAAGCGACccatgtttttatttctttttatttttattttttcaaggtTCAAACTCACTTTCAGTTCAAAGATGTTGATCGTGGCGACCAAAAAGTTTATGTTAATATAAATAACTCTAGAGAATTCATGTCAATGTTAGGATTAAATAACCAATCATCGAAAAACACTCACCTACAAAGCACTTGggaaatgaatttttattttatttttagagaaatctAGCCAGGGACGCTAGGACTTGGAAGAGCCAAGGCGGATAGGGTCGGCCATTAAAGAAAGAACCATGCTAATCTTTACACGcgtattttaattaaattttatgttagtaattttttttttttttttaaaaaaaaaagataaagtccacttaacctcctcaaattaccaccccaATAATAATCTactctccaaactatcaattgtgacaatttacctccTAAACTATAAcacaatgacaatttaccccagtttaaacaaaattataaaattatccttattaaaataaaaacaaaaatactaaaatttattattattattttttttttcaaacttttaagagtatttttgtcttataaaaattttataggagtaattttgtcattttttagcATTGAGGGTATATTAtcattgttttagtaatttggaaggtaaattattgtaattgatagtttggagagtAGATTATTattgaggtggtagtttgaggggttaaagtggattttaaaaaataataataataaaaaaaaaaaactacttagAACACACTAATATActtttaaaagtaaaagaaaaaaaaaaaaggtaattatctACGTAACGTAAGCATTTCCAGAAAGTATTCCTATTTATTCGTGctcctttcttattttatttcgtACATACGTgtcttattattattgttttattgttattattaaatttgttttatgctCTGAGAATAAAACTAGGAAATGGCAAATAAAGGCTTGGTGTCGGTGGAGGAAATAAAGTATCTCCTAATTTTTTTACACTGACCCTGGCAAGAATTATAGAATGGCCCCTCAAACTTTTGAATTGACTAAATCGTCAACTGTATATGATAATCCTTCTACTATGGCCCTAATCATCTCTTGAATTTTCTCAGAGATCGATAAAGGTCGACAATTTTGGTTATAAAGGGCATGAGTTggatgaaaagaagaaatagagaATTGTCAAACATTGTAGTAGAAAGCTAAAGAAAGAACTCACAATAGATGGGTCGGCATGCTTGATGTCCTCTGCAGTGTCGTCCTGTGTTATGCGGCCTCCACTGAAGTCTACCATCTCTACCCTAAAAACCTCTCCAACTTTAACCTCTGCAACCGGGGGTATGGCCGGGTGCCACCTGTTGTGGAGGGGAAGTTGCTGCTCCCATACCTTTTTCTTCACATCTATCGGCACAACCAGTCTCGGACCATATTTAGCCATGGCTCCGTCAAAATTCTGAGTCTCACAGTCTTGGTCTAGTTGGAGGCAAGGAAAGTTAGGAATCTTATTAAGGAAGACATTCTGCAAGAGTGAAGCAGAGACATATATGGGTCTGTCAAAATTCTCAGTCTTGGACTTGGCTTTTCATTttgatatggaaagttttgACAGCCATGATAGGCACCATCTTCGGCTCTGTTTGCCAAAtggccaaaataaataaataaaaatactattttctcaaaatcaccccaactttcttattttgtattttttttgttttttttccaccCAGAAAGTCTCTTAGGAATATCAATTGCTTtacacttttgttttgtttccatGTCAGTTGTTATTCAACTTTTCAATTCAAGAACGAAGATAGGCGAATCCAATGCAAAGTCAccttttttcttcaacttcatTTTGGTTCACCTTTTATGTTGCATCTACAGTCGATTAATGTAGACCGTTTTATGAGCCTTTTGATTCAATTCCTTTATggaacttgtaaaaaaaaagttaaaagagttTTCTCCAAAGTAGGTCGGAGGAACTTGTAAcataaaagaaagttttttctaaactaagttgaaggaatttctttcaactaaATCTATAaatatgacatgtgtcattttaacatgtgaaaaatatgtacttttttaatattagggacaaaattgaaataaattttattaaaaactcatgtgcatttcacatattaaaaaaagtgacacttgtcccccaaggggtaactcaattAATAGtggaccatgcctcatgaagcgagggttactagtttgaatctccctctcctttctcttctgtggacatgtcaaaaaaaaaaaaaaaaaaaagtgacgtgtgtcatttttataaacttagttgaaaaaaaattcctctaacCTAATTTGAAATAACactctataaaaaaataaaaaaataaaaaaataaattctcaaTCAACCTTTACTATGGGCCTTTCAAAATAGAAGAGAGAGATACTCATGGGCTAAAATCATTAAACGCAATGTTTTTTACCTCAATGATTGTCATTTGATCATTTCCTCTTCATGGGCTAAAATCATTAAACGCAATGTTTTTTACCTCATTGATTGTCATTTGATCATTTCCTACAATCATAcactttagaaaaaaaaaaaaaaaagcggctCTGTTTGCCAATGGCTTGGAAAAAGAAAGTTGCTTGAAACTGTagcaaaatttaattgaaatatggaAAGAgataagaatatttgatatgaaaaaaagtgaaaaaaaaaaaaaaagttttgtagtaatttttttatttgaataatagtaaaatctGATTGATGacttgatgtaatgtaaaaagtaagaatattgagagttgaatttaaaatgaataatataaaattttttttagtctaTTAACAAACAGAACCATTGCATATGAATAATAGATTCTTGAGCTCCATTTGGGAAAGGCTTTTAGGGTTTAGTGGCTTGGAAgtataacaaaaattgattgatataaaaaaatgataaaaaaagttttgtaattattttttaattattttttatttaaataataataaaaagtgattaatttaatataaaaaataccaatatttgagaaaataaaaagtgagGAATAGTATCATGATGGCGTTTGCCAAACGAAGCCCAGGAATTTATGAAATCATATCTCCCCAACCTCTAATGGGTCACATCGTTAATAAATTTTGCACCTTGCTTTTCGTGTTGTTTCTTGAGATCACATAATTTGATCGGAGAGTGACCCCCAATGGGTGAGGAAGTCAAATTCCTAATCTTCTTTATACGCATATCACATCTAATACTGCACCCACtataagatttattattattattattattattatactccataaatctctctctctctctctctctgttttttacAGGTCCATTAGTAAACCTGCAAGTGGGAGGGTGACATGCTTGGGGGTAGGATAAGGATGCCACATCCGCACAGATTAGGACAGATCA
It contains:
- the LOC132186254 gene encoding uncharacterized protein LOC132186254 isoform X2, with the protein product MAPPTPRLVVPIDLRKKPWEQKLPLHNRWHPQIPPAAEVKAGEVFRVEMADWTGGVIKDDNSSLDIKFIDLSTVHYLSGPIRVVDEDGIPAKPGDLLAVEILNLGPLPGDEWGFTASFDRENGGGFLTDHFPCATKAIWYFEGIYAYSPHIPGVRFPGLTHPGVIGTAPSMELLNIWNERERELEENGLQTLKLCEVVHSRPLANLPTTKGCLLGKIEGGTPEWEKIAMEAARTIPGRENGGNCDIKNLSRGSKIYLPVFVDGANFSTGDMHFSQGDGEISFCGAIEMSGFLELKCQLIRGGMKEYLTPMGPTPLHVNPIFEIGPVEPRFSEWLVFEGISVDESGRQHYLDATVAYKRAVLNAIDYLSKFGYSKEQVYLLLSCCPCEGRISGIVDSPNACATLAIPTAIFDQDIRPKSSKVPVGPRLVRKPDVLKCTYDGNLPVTRNPSAST
- the LOC132186254 gene encoding uncharacterized protein LOC132186254 isoform X1 — protein: MAKYGPRLVVPIDVKKKVWEQQLPLHNRWHPAIPPVAEVKVGEVFRVEMVDFSGGRITQDDTAEDIKHADPSIVHYLSGPIRVVDEDGIPAKPGDLLAVEILNLGPLPGDEWGFTASFDRENGGGFLTDHFPCATKAIWYFEGIYAYSPHIPGVRFPGLTHPGVIGTAPSMELLNIWNERERELEENGLQTLKLCEVVHSRPLANLPTTKGCLLGKIEGGTPEWEKIAMEAARTIPGRENGGNCDIKNLSRGSKIYLPVFVDGANFSTGDMHFSQGDGEISFCGAIEMSGFLELKCQLIRGGMKEYLTPMGPTPLHVNPIFEIGPVEPRFSEWLVFEGISVDESGRQHYLDATVAYKRAVLNAIDYLSKFGYSKEQVYLLLSCCPCEGRISGIVDSPNACATLAIPTAIFDQDIRPKSSKVPVGPRLVRKPDVLKCTYDGNLPVTRNPSAST